Within the Pseudorasbora parva isolate DD20220531a chromosome 20, ASM2467924v1, whole genome shotgun sequence genome, the region cacctacaaatgaaaattagcccatgatttactcaccctcaagtcatcccaagtgtatatgacattcttttttcaaatgaataaaatctgagttatttaaatttatattaaaaaagtcctggctcttcccagctttaaaatgccagtgccttgtcggtccataaaagtgcatctaaccatcatataactgatccacacagtaactgatccatagactaaaatactagctttcggttttcagtgccacacgaatcacattgcgcttaaaggacaactccggtgacaaatgaccctaggggtaattaacagatggttatcgagtagatcgttctctgggatgcggtttcatgaaaatcgaatttaaagagttttatctctaaacacagattagcttataatgtttgtctatggggcatggaataagtgaaattaaatcgctagttaataccactaacaaggctcaaaataacctcacactaacaaggcagcataatgaggatccctacatgcaaaccgcagcattgagaacttgttagagtacaaacggtttaataagaagatactttctaaagacagtacattacacgtttacagactgcagccatcttggaaaacagtctcgactagtcgagccacgaacgctgtgctaagtgagctggtcgataggaattaagtttgtgaaatctaattacatggacttttttttctttttttttctctactgcgttcagtgctttcttccggaaacaacggcccatatgagattccaagtcacagttcatcacttagcagagcgctcgtcactcaaatctgtttttagagataaaactctttacacttgatttccatgaaaacgcatcccagagaacgatctactcggtaaccatctgttaattaccccaagggtcatttctcaccggagttgtactttaaagagtaacccttcttcacccatgaatccttgacgtatgtgcactgacaaacactgaagagagaagatagagctaaacaaaacttagcgtcaggggttactcttttcataatcacactaaaacacaatttatttcaataaacatagttcgtttagtctataaagtttaaaatatggacattgttcttacacaaacgtgccactttgcttcagaaggctcttcaTTACTCACGTGCTATATGGGTGAACACCTAAAGCACACGCCCCAAAAGCTGTATCTCTGACAGTCCACGAATGCTaaactaaaatgctaaaattaatacaaaattaattcagttaagtgaacatacactttgagaaaaagtaactttaaaattattaacttacaaaaaaaaaatatatatatatatatatatatatatattttctttattattttatttttttacagtgaggacaatacactgttatattacaactactgacaggccgtcctgaaaagcactgtttatttcatgtgtatcatatctttttgtatttatttgtgctttcacatgtaatgtgtttgggctagtGGGTTTAGATGTGTtcttgaaattggaatagagaatagtgtgtgttgagtttgctgctcaaccccccaccagtaatttacatttcaatgcatgaagactctcacaggtgagacacagaacctcactactgttacctgtgtcctagaccaaatacactgccaaaaataaattgaaattacatgatgaaatgaaattacaatcgctaggacatatttcccaatatttaggagaactgagtgaggagtttataaatttgctaaccaactttcagcttcagtagttaattttacatttacaaatcaactcattcttaCAGAGCACTGGCAGCACCGGTTTATCcaacactaacatcaggaacattatacaattaaaatgtctttacaaaactagaatgacactctctgctgcttataattcactgcatgcttacagtacagtacaacattattcctaagtttcctcttttgaatggatggtaatggACTAACACTggtgttggtgttcagtttcatcaaagttgctttgatagtgtttgatttttttagcaggataaattgcattacaatattactgtataaatgttgtaaattgctgtctcattcagttgtgtattatgttattgttttgtccataagtttaacactttGGAAAACCGCATGTAAGGATGTGCAAATTGGCCTGtgtaaaacaaagatttgattgtgtttgtgtcaaagtgagaaaagatttcaggtaaattgaaagatgttgccattgaatgcatGTTGTGCAAAAGCAATGTTGATCCACagttaagctgtgatataacattttcttttacaaaacatttctcaataataaacacactttttcaaaactcttcacacagtgatcacaacttcagtctgtgcaagctaaactgtggatcattggcacttgatttgagacatgaattaagtgttttgttagtttttgtggattttgaatgtgaaataactgctgtgaagcagaaagttggtttggagaacaagttttgaaaatgaccaaagtattgagaaatgtggcctagcgattgtaaaaactgtaatttagtttaatttggcagggcaaatcccagcatcttctctagtttatttgagaagggttctgccacattggtagtttgagctctattggcctgtggttcacaaactggtttttcaagtcttcccttattgaaatgtaaattgtgagtggggggttgtgggggttgaggagagaaacacacaggcgtcgtgatttactatctaacaggggaccagagtcagtgtgtgtgtaacataatcactattcaataatgacctgcaattaatacattagagagctatttctgcttgatttaaccctttaaactcaggtattgctgtaaaaactctaaatctttacagtgtgtttatgatgataagaaatgtcacagcaaacacacaggcgtcgtgatttactatctaacaggggacctgagtcagtgtgtgtgtaacgtaatcactattcaataatgacctgcaattaatacattagagagctatttctgcttgatttaaccctttaaactcaggtattgctgtaaaaactctaaatctttgcagtgtgtttgtgattataagaaatgtcacagcaaacacaccggcgtcgtgatttactatctaacaggggacctgagtcagtgtgtgtgtaacgtagtcactattcaataatgacctgcaattaatacattagagagctttttctgcttgTCCAGTccatgatttattttatttttgtaattggtGCAAGAAATCAAATCTCACTCTTAAAATCTCAAGAACAAAGTATTTCGGGGGAATTTTAGAGAGCAGAAACTATATTTGAATAGGCAGCTAATACAATCGGGCACAAATGTAAATGCATtggtgtacctgacaataatcttaaatgagagatgtggactgatcatatactgtaattatgaagacacaacagagaaggtatttcttaaagaaatgacttttctgtaatgtattacgtgttatgtctaaggtatattgtgtgtgtgtgtgcctattgtgataccagatgcctgtgtaaacaaattaacttattttaatgtgttgactaacatactaaagcacaagaagacttgtggactaactaagtgtagtgtgttacttgatgttacatcttgtaactttattgcgactgtgtaataaatatatttaaaaataagcttcaaaataaatggcattaaagtatattttaggttacaaataaatacttctcagtacattcaaaagaacacagttattataaaaagacatattattacttGAGACATTATACagtctgtacgaagcttaactgcatttattatcatttaaaaaacaatgttatttatttgtaaagacatgtaatggtggagatggcatatatatattatatttatatatatatatatatatatatatatatatatatatatatatatatatatatatatatatatatatatatatatatatatatatatatatatatatatatatgccatctccaccattatatatatatatagaagacagacttgactgccagctcacttcacattcacacacacacacagctccactgcagactaatggaggtcccctgttggataggtagacatcggtcacacacacacacacacagctccattagagtctatggaggtcccctgttggataggtagacatcgttcaggtcccctcttggcatgtttttaaaaaaataaaaaaatgcttatttgaagttatattatgaataaggaccttaaaagaaaattttgtatgtaatttttgtttcttcaaaatgactagaaacacaggtcccctcttggatagtgtagagtgatagtcccctcttggtaatatagacgtgtatgtgtgtgtgtgtgtgtgtgtgtgtgtgagagagagagagatgtttcGAGAGCTCGAGCCTCACCGTGTTGTTTTATTGATTCAGAAATGGCTGATGTTTTATGACTCTGTTTGTAATTTGTGTGTTGAATCACACGTTACAACACCAAACTGATCAATGAGTTTGAGCATTAAGGGCTTTTAGATATGAGTGAGTGACGTTTGGCCCTGAGGATCGTGTCCTGAAGACAGAAGTGAGTTAATGTGTTGTCCCAGAGAGAGATATTACTCCAGAAACCCAAGGGTAGTCTCCATGGTAACAATAGTGATATATGAAGCTCATCAAGATAATGCCAAGAGTGTGCAAAGCAGTTATCAAAGCTAAATGTGGCTACTTTGAAGAATATGACATATTTTCAGTTGTTTCACACTTTTTTGTTATGTATATAATTCCACATGAGTTAGTTCATAGTTTTGATGCCTCCAGTGTGAATCTACATAgtcatgaaaataaagaaaacactttGAATGAGAaggtgtgtccaaacttttggtcTGTACTAgtctgtatatattatatatatatatatatatatatatatatatatatatatatatatatatatatatatatatatatatatatatatatatatatatatatatatatatatatatataaagaaatatttttcaaaatataagtATTACTAAATAGTATAaacataaatgtaatataatttataacaaaaaaaataacatttatgaagtctaatttatttattttttattatatcgcTTCATATatctttataaaataaaaaactaaatataattaaataatattttgaaattatttaaataaattatatagtaaaaataacatttgtaaaatagtgtaaataaagttaaatacaatttgttttctatattacattatagaatagaatatatctaatataaaatatttttctaaattaagtaTTACTAATTGGTATTATAaagattattttaatataatttataacaaaaagaacataaattattattttattatatatatataattaaatagtattaaaaacagctaaaataatataactattaaataaaatatacagtaaacacATTGTAAAtagttatatataatatacattttttttaaatcataaaaaaaatgattaaacaGTATTATGAAAAATCTAAAgtactatatattatattaggcctatatctaatataataataatatataaaatatagaaaGCTTGTAGAAATAGAAATCTCTTTCTAAGTATAAATATTACTAAtggtattaataaaaaataaagtataaatattttgtaatttttaattataatataatacaattaattatataatttaatatatttgtataaaataaaaaatatgtaattaacttgtattaaaaacagctaaaataatatataactattaaaaaaatatacagtaaaaaaacacattctaaatagttatatataataatatacatatatatatatatatatgtatatatatgtatatatatatatatatatatatatatatatatatatatatatatatatatatatatatatatatatatatatatatatatatatatatatatttttttttttttttttttttttttttttttttctaaaataaaaataaaaaacagtactatgaaaaatataaagtactatataatattatatctaatataataataatgtacactttaaaaaatgctgggttaaaaacaaactGGGTCTTTCTGGgtctgtccattttcaacccaacttgagttgtttttaacccagcattttttagagtgaataAAATATAGAAATCTTGTAGAAATAGAAATCTTAAGTATTACTAATGgtattgtaaaaataattttaatgtataacaaaaaaaagttataaagtctaaatattttgtaattttttattataataaaataatacataatttaatataacgtaatacacactctaaaaaatgctgggttaaaacaactcaagttgggttgaaaatggacagacCCAGAAATTGCGTTGTTTAAAttggtccattcactgggttaaaacaacccaatatctgggtttttccattttcaacccaacttgggttgttttaacccaatattgggtcaaaaatggactaacccagcaattgggtagttttaacccagcgattgggttgttttaaccctgcggttgggttaaaaatttgcttaagacaacccaatcgctgggttagtccatatttgacccaacatttgggttgttttttacccagaatttttttagagtgggtgtgtttttttttagagtgtgtgtaaTGTAGTGTTGTGAATAACTGTCCGATTGCTGCAGCACTTTCGTCTGAATAGGACAGCGCCATCTGGTGGAGGGTGTCATGAAGTCTCTGTCCGTTCTTCTCTTCCCATTCCGCGCCTTCCAATGATCGGGCCAGAATGCGGTCAGTTAGATTTTGTGCCTGGCGCAGCGGGTCACCGGCGAGTGAAATGACCATCAACCAAAGAAGCATCGCCATCCGAGCGCGCGTTTAACGAGCGACATGACGACGACACGAGCGGACAGCCCGAGCGTGAGCGTGCGCGACACGGCCCGACGCGCTTTACCGCAGTGGATGCGCATGTATTTCTACGGGATGCACGGAGTCGCGCTGGACATCCTGCTGTCCTCCGCGCGCCGCTTCCTGGATGACCGCGACCTGCGACTGCTGGGCTTCTCCTCTCCGTATCTGTGCGTCGCGCACTCCGTCACGCATCTGCTTTTGGAGAAAGTCTACCAGCAGAAGAGATGCTTTAACGCGCGCCCTGTCGTGTTCCACCTCGTCTTCTACCCGTGCCTGTACATCTGCATGCAGATTTTAATCGGGAATGTGGTGACATGCACGGAGAACATCAGGGTGGTTTCGGTCACGCAGCTCGTTGTGCATTACATGCTCGCGTTGTACTTCACGAACGTCTTTCATAAAGGTTTCCTGCGCGTCAAGTATGAGGACAAGCGCGTAATGACGCGCGCGTCGGGCGGGTTACCCGGCGTCCTGCGCTTTCTCTTTTTCGGGATGCATGGCTTTCTAGACGAGGTGATCTTCACATCAGTGTTCAATCTGTTTGAGAAGGAAGATCGGACTATGAAAGGCCACACATCTCTGTGGTCCTTCCTCATGTATGGAAGCTGCAGCTTCGTGGTGGAGAAGCTCTACCTCCACCTCCATTTTAGGAGAGGATGGGGAACCTTGCAGCGCCTGCCCATCTACATCTGCTTCATCTACGCCTGGGAGTTCAGCTGGGGCTTCGCTCTCAGACACTACAACGCCTGCTCCTGGGATTACTCCCACTATCCGCTCAACTTCATGGGACTGGTGACCTTGCTGTACCTTCCAGGATGGGTTTGTCTGAGTCTGTACCAAGACGTCTTGTCCAATATCCTGCTGAGGGTTGTGTGTGACGATGAGGAGACCGTGCCGGATGGGAAGCTTGAGAAGGACAAACTGCATGTTGCAAAAAAAGGCATTTGAATGTTTGATGCTCGAGAAAGCTttctgtgttgttgttgttgggttCTCTTTAGACGCGCACCATAAAGCCCATATACTGCACTGTACGAAAATAATGTCTTcagttgaacattttctagtgactgatcacttCTAACATTTTTCAGGTGGCCattttgatgcaatttaattcactgaaatccaattcggccaactgaaaaattctgatcagtcacttgaaaatgttcaattggagacattatttttttaacagtgtatcTTTTAAACGGGGTACATGGGGTAAGTTGTCACAATGTGAACTGACTTCAAGTCAGTCGATTTAAAGTCAAATAATCGTGAAAACCATAAAAATTGTGTAAGCTAACATTTTAGCCAATAGAATAAAAACAAATAGAtagtatttatatattaaaattaattatagtgttacatttttaacataataatattttatagtatattattttatagtaaaataataataatacaattaattctGCGAAATTACAACATTTTACACGACAGCTTGCCCTGATAAAAGTGACAgctttataaaatattatattatgttgcAATTTTTGTTTGCaagaatgaatatatatatatatatatatatatatatatatatatatatatatatatatatatatatatatatatatatatatatatatatatatatatatatatatatgtatatgtatatatatatatatgtatatgtatatcgATTAATCGTATGtaacataaaagtttgtgtgtttatactcatacacaatatatatatatatatatatatatatatatatatatatatatatatatatatatatatatatatatatatatatatatatatataatatactgtgTGTGCATACACtcacatatattatataaacttttatgtttgaagcgattaatcacatctgaaataaaaaatgtatataaatatttatacagtatatacatacaaatatttattaaa harbors:
- the tmem229a gene encoding transmembrane protein 229A, encoding MTTTRADSPSVSVRDTARRALPQWMRMYFYGMHGVALDILLSSARRFLDDRDLRLLGFSSPYLCVAHSVTHLLLEKVYQQKRCFNARPVVFHLVFYPCLYICMQILIGNVVTCTENIRVVSVTQLVVHYMLALYFTNVFHKGFLRVKYEDKRVMTRASGGLPGVLRFLFFGMHGFLDEVIFTSVFNLFEKEDRTMKGHTSLWSFLMYGSCSFVVEKLYLHLHFRRGWGTLQRLPIYICFIYAWEFSWGFALRHYNACSWDYSHYPLNFMGLVTLLYLPGWVCLSLYQDVLSNILLRVVCDDEETVPDGKLEKDKLHVAKKGI